A section of the Leptolyngbyaceae cyanobacterium genome encodes:
- a CDS encoding methyltransferase domain-containing protein — MYKWNAEDYHRHSSEQQRVARELIGKLAIKGDERILDIGCGDGKVTVEVAALVPSGSVMGIDSSPEMIEFAKDKFPSSKFSNLSFQCKDARNLDFEREFDLIYSCNCLHWIADHLPVLAGIKKSLKPLGKVHLLLAAKGYEETQVEFEGRLLSLGKWKDYFREQKSKNSSLGLYNADEYKDMLEKVGLAPNLVEEIPTELIFSGKEAFKGLVRTTWFSYTNNVPENLREEFVEDLTNLYLEMIPPDTDGLVHMPMIKLEVEAIKV, encoded by the coding sequence ATGTACAAATGGAATGCAGAAGATTATCATCGTCATTCTTCTGAACAACAAAGAGTTGCTAGAGAATTAATTGGTAAATTAGCTATTAAAGGTGATGAAAGGATTCTCGATATTGGCTGCGGAGATGGAAAAGTTACCGTTGAAGTTGCTGCGCTCGTACCAAGCGGCTCGGTAATGGGGATAGATAGTTCTCCAGAAATGATTGAGTTTGCCAAAGATAAGTTTCCCTCCAGTAAATTTTCCAATCTGAGTTTCCAATGCAAAGATGCTAGAAATTTAGATTTCGAGCGGGAATTCGATCTCATTTATTCTTGTAATTGTTTGCACTGGATTGCCGATCACTTACCTGTCTTGGCAGGAATCAAAAAAAGCCTCAAGCCCTTGGGAAAAGTGCATCTTTTATTGGCAGCTAAAGGATATGAAGAGACCCAGGTTGAATTTGAAGGAAGGTTATTGAGCCTGGGTAAATGGAAGGATTATTTTCGGGAACAGAAAAGCAAAAATTCATCGCTGGGTTTGTATAATGCTGATGAATATAAAGATATGCTAGAAAAAGTGGGTTTAGCACCAAACCTTGTCGAAGAAATTCCCACGGAATTGATTTTTTCAGGCAAAGAAGCATTTAAGGGATTAGTGCGGACTACTTGGTTTTCTTATACTAATAACGTGCCGGAAAATTTGCGTGAAGAGTTTGTCGAAGATTTAACTAATCTATACTTAGAGATGATTCCACCAGATACGGATGGTTTGGTACATATGCCAATGATTAAATTAGAAGTGGAAGCCATCAAAGTATAA
- a CDS encoding ABC transporter ATP-binding protein, translating to MTSLSPRSEDLQNRRSHRRESDWRLFLRLVPYARQSKRLLTLAIVLLLPVSISAAIQPILIGQAISLIRGEQTTFAFLQNRPFPEAFNILLALLLLTVVGRTALVSIQGFTVQKVGQQITAAIRKDLFTHVTSLAVRFFDRTPVGKLITRLTSDVEALGDVFSTGAIGIVSDLFSIVVIAISMFLLQWQLALMLVLMLVPVSAIIIYFQQQYRQSNYKAREELSALNAILQENIVGVNVVQLFRREQFNSEYFRTINRRYVREIDKTNFYDAAVSATLEWISLIAIAGVLWLGGWFVMQNNFSFGILSTFILYAQRLFDPLRQLAEKFTSIQAGFTAVERITDILNEPIEIRDPEHPKSLPPARGVKGGEIRFEKVSFAYKPNEYVLKDLDFTIHPGEKIALVGPTGAGKSSIVRLLSRLYEPTEGRILIDGVDIRDLPQTELRRHMGVILQDGFLFAGDVKSNITLGETYSLEQIKTAAEQTNVAQFIEQLPQGYDTELRERGTNLSGGQKQLLAFARAAIRNPRILVLDEATASLDVGTEALIQEALELLLEKRTAIIIAHRLSTIRNVDRIFVLKRGELVESGSHEELLQQEGLYAGLYKLQMLGT from the coding sequence ATGACAAGTTTATCCCCACGGAGCGAGGATTTGCAAAATAGACGATCGCATCGCCGCGAGAGTGACTGGCGGTTATTCTTGCGCTTGGTGCCTTATGCTCGCCAAAGCAAGCGTTTGCTAACCCTGGCGATCGTATTATTGTTGCCTGTCTCGATTTCTGCGGCAATTCAACCTATTTTAATCGGGCAAGCAATTTCCTTAATTCGGGGCGAACAAACTACATTTGCTTTTCTGCAAAATCGTCCTTTTCCGGAAGCATTTAATATTTTGTTGGCTTTATTGCTGCTAACAGTAGTGGGGCGTACTGCACTGGTTAGCATTCAAGGGTTCACCGTCCAAAAGGTAGGTCAACAAATTACTGCCGCTATTCGCAAAGATTTATTCACTCACGTTACTTCTTTAGCGGTACGCTTTTTCGATCGCACTCCGGTAGGAAAATTAATTACTCGCCTCACCAGTGATGTAGAAGCATTAGGAGATGTTTTTTCGACAGGGGCAATTGGGATTGTCAGCGATTTATTTTCGATCGTGGTAATCGCGATTTCGATGTTTTTATTGCAATGGCAATTAGCTTTGATGTTGGTGTTAATGCTAGTACCCGTATCGGCAATTATTATTTATTTTCAACAGCAGTATCGCCAATCAAATTACAAAGCAAGGGAAGAACTTTCTGCCTTAAATGCCATTTTGCAAGAGAATATTGTCGGGGTGAACGTAGTGCAGTTGTTCCGTCGGGAACAGTTTAATTCCGAGTATTTTCGGACGATTAACCGTCGCTACGTGCGCGAGATAGACAAAACTAACTTTTACGATGCGGCGGTTTCTGCCACTTTAGAGTGGATTTCGCTAATTGCGATCGCGGGCGTTCTCTGGTTAGGCGGCTGGTTTGTCATGCAGAATAATTTTAGTTTCGGGATTTTATCTACCTTTATTCTGTATGCTCAGCGTTTATTCGATCCTTTACGACAATTAGCAGAAAAATTCACTTCCATTCAAGCAGGTTTCACGGCAGTCGAACGGATTACCGATATCCTCAACGAACCGATCGAAATTCGCGATCCCGAACATCCTAAATCTCTACCGCCAGCTAGAGGAGTAAAAGGTGGAGAAATTCGCTTTGAGAAAGTTTCTTTCGCGTACAAACCAAATGAATACGTTCTCAAGGATTTAGATTTTACCATTCATCCCGGTGAAAAAATCGCTTTAGTTGGCCCCACCGGTGCTGGTAAAAGCTCGATCGTGCGCCTGTTATCTCGTCTTTACGAACCTACTGAGGGTCGAATTCTCATTGATGGGGTGGATATTCGAGATTTACCGCAAACCGAATTGCGGCGTCACATGGGTGTAATTTTGCAAGATGGGTTTCTGTTTGCCGGAGATGTAAAAAGCAATATTACTCTCGGAGAAACATACTCTTTGGAGCAGATTAAAACAGCAGCCGAACAAACAAATGTTGCCCAGTTTATCGAACAGTTGCCCCAAGGATACGATACGGAATTGCGAGAACGAGGAACTAATCTTTCTGGTGGACAAAAACAGCTGTTAGCTTTTGCTCGTGCGGCAATTCGCAATCCCCGCATTTTAGTTTTGGATGAAGCAACTGCCAGCTTAGATGTGGGAACGGAAGCGTTAATTCAGGAAGCGTTGGAACTCTTGTTAGAAAAGCGCACGGCAATTATTATCGCTCACCGACTTTCGACGATTCGTAATGTCGATCGCATTTTCGTACTCAAGCGGGGAGAATTAGTAGAATCGGGCAGTCATGAGGAACTATTGCAGCAAGAGGGACTTTATGCTGGTTTGTATAAGTTGCAAATGCTAGGCACGTAA
- a CDS encoding DUF4142 domain-containing protein encodes MLKTGTTMAILAAIALSIVTINTSTKAQSDETNIPERTTTQPERTTPTDETTTPESTTTQPEQTTPNPTSAQSEGDSNIGDTDRQFVTQAARDGIAEVQLGQLAAQRGSSDAVKQFGQRMVRDHTQANDRLRQIASEKGFSLPTDMGSQNQSVREKLSRLSGAEFDRQYMQHMVEDHTKGLALYQTQAEQGEDADLKAFAAQTVPVLQEHLQLARSISGNTTSPNR; translated from the coding sequence ATGTTAAAAACCGGAACTACGATGGCAATCTTGGCGGCGATCGCTCTCTCGATTGTCACGATTAATACATCCACAAAAGCTCAATCAGACGAGACGAATATACCGGAAAGAACAACTACTCAACCAGAGCGAACCACTCCCACAGACGAAACGACTACACCGGAAAGCACAACCACTCAGCCAGAGCAAACCACTCCTAATCCAACCTCCGCGCAAAGTGAAGGCGATTCTAATATTGGCGATACCGATCGACAATTCGTGACTCAAGCTGCTCGAGATGGTATTGCAGAAGTTCAACTCGGACAACTAGCAGCCCAACGCGGATCTAGCGATGCGGTCAAACAATTCGGACAAAGAATGGTTCGGGATCACACACAAGCAAACGATCGACTCAGACAAATTGCCAGCGAAAAAGGTTTTTCCCTTCCCACTGATATGGGCTCGCAAAACCAATCGGTGAGAGAGAAGTTATCAAGACTTTCTGGTGCTGAGTTCGATCGCCAATATATGCAGCACATGGTTGAGGATCATACTAAAGGTTTAGCGTTGTATCAAACTCAGGCAGAACAGGGAGAAGATGCTGATTTAAAAGCGTTTGCAGCCCAAACAGTGCCGGTTCTCCAAGAGCATCTACAACTTGCGCGATCGATTTCCGGAAACACAACTAGCCCTAATCGGTAA
- a CDS encoding PAS domain S-box protein: MNGTTTIQVCGQNLEWQPTQGIVTYENLPTMMIWIDTTLAGLMAGVQAMVGTDRFCSALQNQGRKSARADWQVISQFEDFRTGFEALNSIAKVAGWGSWELISLDGEKQRCCFRIENSWEGLYQKTLGVCWGSSFLAGKLAGYAEKLFETNCDAEQTAFIARGDKFDEFVVKPAKYAIAEQVDRVLATDQTTCDQMAVTLENLKQEIAKRQQVEETLRHSEQRYRSLVLATSQIVWTTDERGKVVDMPSWRAYTGQTKEEVEGWGWLSAVHPEDRDRTAEVWLNALANKTLYDTEYRLRAADGTYRYFAVRGVPVLNEDSQVREWIGTCTDIEERKQTEKQLICYQEHLADLVLERTAELAKTNHQLEQKISQLQQAERARSLALTQEQAARTQAEALLKERDRTLQRLQESEQRYRSLILATSQIVWNSGSDLEGDLPSWRGYTGQTKEEVQGWGWLDAVHPDDRDRTAQIWTEAKKQKKVFKTVYRLRGADGIYRYFSVRAVPLLATDGSIREWIGVCTDINDRKLAEEALHESQARFQRLAANVPGTIFQMRLSIDDSRCFTYVSPGCRELWEKEVEEIQQNADRLFDLIHPDDRESFEKSIAISARTLQPWNYEWRVIVPSGALKWMQVSSRCEKLPNGEIVWDGVAIDITDRKQVEEALQQSQMRFQRLAANIPGMISQWVMHPDGSIDLTYVSSGCRELHELEPEYMQQNPTCGLDSTHPDDRKIAENAIALSARTLEPANFQVRIITPSGRLKWVQVISRPEKLANGDIVWDGLTVDITDRKQAEEAVRQSEIKFRTLYESTGTAVILWGDNNFFDCNSAALQMFGATEKPQLSSKPPYEFSPLIQPNGVDSPTLAEQYKKQIFIQGNYSFEWTHRRLDGTDFPVYVTVTSIDLGDKKILQSVIQDLTERKQAEEALRQSEARERQRALQLEQTIEELRRTQSQLIQSEKMSSLGQLVAGVAHEINNPVNFIYGNLTYATQYTEELLNLLQIYQQTYPQPSPEIQQKIQLIDLDFIAEDLPKLLSSIKVGAERIRQIVLSLRNFSRLDEAEMKAVDIHEGIESTLLILQNRLKSKPEYAAIELIKEYGHLPKVECYAGQLNQVFMNLLTNAIDALDTLVNKENYSLINQTNQTNIYPLKRTIRIVTEFIEDRQVAIRIIDNGPGITEEIRERLFDPFFTTKPVGKGTGLGLSISYQIVVAKHGGQLYCISQPGSGAEFVVQIPIGQKK; encoded by the coding sequence AACTTACCGACCATGATGATATGGATCGATACCACATTGGCGGGTTTGATGGCTGGAGTACAGGCAATGGTGGGAACCGATCGCTTTTGTTCGGCTTTGCAAAACCAGGGGCGCAAAAGCGCACGAGCCGATTGGCAAGTGATTTCCCAGTTTGAGGATTTCCGAACGGGTTTTGAAGCGCTCAACTCGATCGCAAAAGTAGCAGGTTGGGGCAGTTGGGAGTTGATTTCCCTAGATGGAGAAAAGCAGCGATGTTGTTTCCGAATTGAAAATTCTTGGGAAGGGCTGTATCAAAAAACGTTGGGAGTTTGCTGGGGTAGCAGTTTTCTGGCTGGTAAGTTGGCTGGATACGCTGAAAAATTGTTTGAGACTAACTGCGATGCCGAACAAACGGCTTTTATTGCCAGAGGAGACAAATTTGATGAATTTGTCGTGAAGCCTGCCAAATACGCGATCGCAGAACAGGTCGATCGCGTTTTGGCAACAGATCAAACTACTTGCGACCAAATGGCAGTGACTTTAGAAAACCTCAAGCAAGAAATCGCCAAACGCCAACAAGTAGAAGAAACCTTGCGCCATAGCGAACAGCGATATCGCTCTCTAGTACTGGCAACTTCTCAGATTGTTTGGACAACTGACGAGCGAGGAAAAGTGGTAGATATGCCCAGTTGGAGGGCGTATACGGGACAGACGAAAGAAGAAGTAGAAGGCTGGGGTTGGCTGTCAGCAGTGCATCCAGAAGATCGCGATCGCACTGCCGAAGTTTGGTTGAATGCCTTAGCTAACAAAACACTTTACGATACGGAATATCGTCTGCGGGCTGCTGATGGAACTTATCGATATTTTGCAGTGCGAGGCGTTCCCGTATTGAATGAAGATAGTCAAGTGCGCGAGTGGATCGGTACTTGTACCGATATTGAAGAACGCAAACAAACAGAAAAACAATTAATTTGCTATCAAGAACATTTAGCCGATTTAGTTCTGGAGCGAACTGCGGAATTAGCGAAAACAAATCATCAATTGGAACAAAAAATCAGTCAACTTCAGCAAGCAGAAAGAGCACGCAGTTTAGCATTAACCCAAGAGCAAGCCGCCCGTACCCAAGCAGAAGCGTTATTAAAAGAACGCGATCGAACTCTTCAACGTTTGCAAGAAAGCGAACAACGCTATCGATCTTTGATTCTGGCTACTTCTCAAATAGTTTGGAATAGCGGTAGCGATTTGGAAGGAGATTTGCCAAGCTGGAGAGGTTACACGGGACAGACGAAAGAAGAAGTACAAGGCTGGGGTTGGTTGGATGCCGTCCACCCGGACGATCGCGATCGCACTGCCCAAATTTGGACAGAAGCAAAAAAACAAAAAAAAGTTTTTAAAACCGTTTATCGTCTGCGGGGTGCGGATGGGATTTATCGCTATTTTTCCGTGCGTGCGGTTCCTCTTTTAGCAACAGATGGTTCGATCCGAGAATGGATTGGAGTTTGCACCGATATCAACGATCGCAAATTAGCCGAAGAAGCACTTCATGAAAGCCAAGCTCGATTCCAAAGGTTAGCAGCTAACGTACCGGGAACGATCTTTCAAATGCGGCTTTCTATAGATGATTCTCGCTGCTTTACTTACGTGAGTCCTGGTTGTCGGGAATTGTGGGAAAAAGAAGTAGAAGAAATTCAGCAAAATGCCGATCGCCTATTCGATTTAATTCATCCAGATGACCGAGAAAGTTTTGAGAAGTCGATCGCTATTTCCGCTCGAACTTTACAACCTTGGAATTACGAATGGCGCGTTATCGTTCCATCGGGTGCGCTCAAATGGATGCAAGTTAGTTCTCGATGTGAAAAGCTGCCTAACGGCGAAATCGTTTGGGATGGAGTGGCGATCGACATTACCGATCGCAAGCAAGTAGAAGAAGCACTCCAACAAAGTCAAATGAGATTCCAACGGCTAGCTGCTAATATACCGGGAATGATTTCCCAATGGGTAATGCACCCCGATGGTTCGATCGATTTAACTTACGTCAGTTCTGGATGTCGGGAATTGCACGAATTAGAACCCGAGTATATGCAGCAAAACCCTACCTGCGGTCTTGATTCTACTCATCCCGACGATCGCAAAATTGCCGAAAACGCGATCGCATTGTCAGCCCGAACATTGGAACCAGCTAACTTTCAAGTCCGCATCATTACACCATCCGGACGCCTCAAATGGGTACAAGTAATCAGTCGTCCGGAAAAACTAGCTAATGGCGATATTGTGTGGGATGGTTTGACCGTTGATATTACCGATCGCAAACAAGCAGAAGAAGCCGTAAGGCAATCGGAAATCAAATTCAGGACTTTATACGAATCTACCGGTACGGCAGTAATTCTTTGGGGAGACAACAACTTTTTCGATTGCAATAGTGCAGCATTACAAATGTTTGGCGCTACCGAAAAACCACAATTATCTAGTAAGCCTCCTTATGAATTTTCGCCACTAATTCAACCAAATGGTGTAGATTCACCTACGCTTGCCGAACAATATAAAAAACAAATTTTCATACAAGGAAATTATTCTTTTGAATGGACTCACCGCCGCTTAGATGGTACAGATTTTCCCGTTTACGTAACGGTGACTTCAATCGATTTGGGAGACAAAAAGATATTACAATCAGTCATTCAGGACTTAACCGAACGCAAGCAAGCAGAAGAAGCATTACGACAATCGGAAGCCCGCGAAAGGCAAAGAGCTTTGCAACTCGAACAAACGATCGAAGAACTTCGCCGTACCCAATCTCAACTGATTCAAAGCGAAAAAATGTCTAGCTTAGGACAGTTAGTGGCTGGCGTTGCTCATGAAATCAATAATCCTGTTAACTTTATTTATGGAAATCTTACCTATGCGACTCAATATACAGAAGAACTGCTAAATTTACTCCAAATTTATCAACAAACTTATCCGCAACCCAGCCCAGAAATTCAACAGAAAATTCAATTAATCGACTTAGATTTCATTGCAGAAGACCTGCCTAAATTATTATCTTCTATCAAAGTAGGAGCAGAACGCATCCGTCAAATAGTGCTGAGTTTGCGTAATTTCTCTCGCTTAGATGAAGCAGAAATGAAAGCTGTAGATATTCACGAAGGTATTGAAAGCACTCTGCTTATTTTACAAAATCGCTTGAAATCTAAACCAGAATATGCGGCGATTGAGTTAATTAAAGAGTACGGTCATTTACCGAAAGTAGAGTGTTATGCCGGACAATTAAATCAGGTGTTCATGAATTTATTAACTAATGCGATTGATGCTTTAGATACATTAGTAAATAAGGAAAATTATTCATTAATTAATCAAACCAATCAAACTAATATATACCCACTTAAAAGAACGATTCGGATCGTTACTGAATTTATAGAAGATCGCCAAGTCGCGATCCGGATTATTGATAATGGCCCTGGCATAACCGAAGAAATCCGCGAACGTTTATTCGACCCTTTCTTTACCACCAAACCAGTTGGTAAAGGAACTGGTTTAGGTTTATCAATTAGTTATCAAATTGTAGTAGCAAAACATGGCGGTCAATTATACTGCATTTCCCAACCAGGTAGCGGAGCAGAATTCGTAGTTCAAATTCCGATTGGTCAGAAAAAATAA